A window of Paraburkholderia megapolitana genomic DNA:
CATCGCAGCCGCCGCGCCAAGACCAGGACCTGCCAGCGGCAGCAGCACACGCAATACCGTCTGCGCCCAGCCGAGACCCAGCGCCCGCGCCGTTTCTTCGAGCCGTGGCTGCGCCTGCATCAATGCGGCACGCACACTAACGAGCGCGAGCGGCAGGAACAGGATCGCGTACGCGATCACGAGCAGCGCCGCGCTTTGATAGAGCGGCTGCAACGCATGCACGGCGAGCGACACGATGGCGAGCGCGATCACGAGACCGGGCACGCCTTGCGCGATGAACACGGTGCGTTCGAACAGCGTCGCGAGACGGCCAGGGAAGCGCACCAGCAGAAACGCGAGCGGGATCACGAGCACGGTGGTCAGCACCGCCGCGGCAAGCCCGAAGCCCAGCGACGACATCGTCGCGTTGAACAGCAGTTCGGGCGAGACATCGGCGGGCGTCACGGCGGCGGCGCCCGGCTGCGTGAGCCAGAAGCCGATCATGCCGAGCGGCACACCGAGCGTAGCGATCGCAAGAGCCGCGAAACCGGCGACGACGAGCCAGCGCCACGCGCCAAGGTCATAGCGCAATACGGCGCGCCGAGCACCGCGATCGACGCGCTCATAGCGCGCCGCACCGCGCACACGAAATTCGCCGGCAAGACACACGAGACACATCGCGATCAGCAGACACGCGAGCACCGACGCACCGCCGCCGTCGAAACTGGTGCGGTACTCGGCGTAGATCTCAGTGGTGAAGGTGCGAAAGCGCAGCAGCGTGAACGCGCCGAATTCGGAGAGCACGCCCAGCGCGACGAGCAGCGTGCCGCCGAGCAACGCGGGCCGTAACTGCGGCAGCACGACGCGCATGAACGTAGCGACGCGACCGCAACCAAGCGCGCGTGCGCTCTCTTCGAGGGCAGGGTCCATGTTGCGCAACGCGGCGGCAACGGGCAGGTACACGAGCGGAAAATACGCGGACGTGATGACGAGCAGCGCCCCCGCGAAATCCTGTAGATCGAGGCTGAACGACACCCACGCATAGCTCGTGATGAACGCGGGCATCGCGAGCGGCGCTGCGCTCAGCACGGCCCAGAGACGACGCCCAGGCAGACGCGTACGTTCGACGAACCACGCCACCGCCGTACCGATCACGGCAGAAGCAAGCGTTGCCGATACGGTAATCAGCAGCGTGTTGACTAGCAGTTCGCCGACGAGCGGCCGGAACACGAGATCGATGGCATCGGAGAGCCCGAAGCTTGCTGCGCGCCAGAACGTAAACGCAATCGGCAGCAGCACCAGCAATGCGCTGAGTGCCGCTGCCGCGAACAGACCGCGCGGTGCCCGCGCGCGACTGCGCGCCGCGACCGGTGGTTCGACGGCCGGGATGCCGGCCGACGCGGCGTCGCTCATTTACAGCAAACCGGCCTGGCGCAGCAGCTTGCCGGCCTGGCTGTCGTCGCCGAGTTGCTCGATCGTCAGGGCGGGCGGGCTCAACTCGGTGAAAGGTTTGAGGATCGGGTCCGGTGCAACGCCTGCATGCAACGGATACTCGAACTCGACGTGGCTCTTCGCGACCAGATCCTGCGCGCGTTCGCTAACCAGATACGCGATGAATTTCTGCGCACCGTCCGCGTTGTGCGCGGATTTCAGCACGGCCGCACCCGACACATTGACGAGCGCGCCCGCATCGCCATGACCAAAGTGATAAATCGCGCTGCGGGTTCCCTTGTCGCCGATCTCGGCGTGCAGACGGGCCCAGTAGTAGTTATTGATAATGCCGGTCGCAACCGCGCCACGATTAACGGCAGCCACCACGCCTTCGTCGTCGTCGAAGATCTGCGAGTTTGCTTTCAGGCCTTTGAGCCACTGTACCGTTTGCGCTTCGCCCTTCAGTGCGAGCACGGCGCTCACGAGCGGCAGGAAGTCGCCGTCGCTCGGTGCGATGCCGACCTTGCCTTTCCACTCGGGCTTCGCGAGATCGAACAGCGACTGCGGCAACTGCGCGGGCTGAACCTTCGTCGTGTTGTACGCGAGCACGTTTTCACGCGCCGTGACGCCGACCCATGCGCCGGTCGGCGAGCTGTAGCGTGCGGGAATCGTCGCGAGCGTCGCCGGATCGATCTTGCCGAGTAGCCCCTTTTCTTCGAGCAGCATCAGCTCCGGCGAATTCTCCGTGAAGTACACATCGGCCGGCGACGCCGTGCCTTCCGCGACGATCTGCGCGGCGAGCGCCGGACCTTCGCCGCTGCGGATCTTCACCGAGATGCCCGATTCCTTTTCGAAGTCCTTCGCCAGCATGTTGACGACCTGTTCGTGCTGCGCGTTGTACAGCACGATCGACGCGGCATGCGCGGACAGCGGCAATGCGCCGACGGCAGCAAGCGTCAGACTGGCGGCGGCGCCGAGCACACGCAGGCGAGTGCCAAACGAGGAGTGAGTCATGGTCGTAGCGTTCCTTCTTCAGATTCAGATGATGGTGTCGGTTCGTAGGGTTGCGCGTGCGCTCAGGTCTCGAACAGTCCCGCGCCGATAAACGACCCCTGGCGCGCGCCCGGCGGACACGCAAACACCGCGCTGCCGATATGCGTCGTGAACTGGTTCATCAGATCGAACTTCGAGAGCTTCTCGTTGATCGGGATGAAACCGGTACGCGGATCGCTCTGGTGCGCGATGAAGATCAGCCCGGCGTCGTATTCGGTTTCCTGGCGCCATGGCGGCCAGCGCTCGATGTAGAAGTTCGTGCCGTCGTTGTACGAGTACGAGCGCCGCAGAATCTGCGCGCCGTTGTTCGAGGCGTGATTCGACAGCCGCACGTGCGAGTTGTCGGGGATCACGTTGTTGCCGTCCTTGTCCTGCGCGTCGAGATTGACTGCATCGAATTCGTTCTTCTGGCCGATCGGCGCGCCGCTGTATTTGTGCCGGCCGAACACCTGCTCCTGAAACCCGAGTTCCATCTGGTCCCAGTGTTCGAGCGTGATGCGAATACGGCGCACGACCGTGTAGGTGCCGCCTTGCATCCACGGTGTATCGGCAGAGGTGGCCCAGACGAACTCGTTCATCAGCGGCGCGCTTTGCGTCGATGGATTGTTGGTGCCGTCCTTGAAGCCCATCAGGTTGCGCGGCGTCTGTCCGCGCGGACCGGACAGGAAACCTGCCTGGCCCCAGCGCATCTGCGCGATGCCGTAGGCCTGGCGCGCCAGTTGCCGCGCCGCGTGGAATGCAACCTGCGCATCGTTGGCGCAGGCCTGGATGAACAGGTCGCCGCCGGTTTTCTCCGCCACCAATTGATCGCCGTTAAAGCGCGGCAGATCGACGAGCGCGGCGGGGCGGCGCGAGGCGAGGCCGTAGCGATCCTTGCCTTCGTGCGTGAAGAGCCCTGGGCCGAAACCGAACGTGATCGTCAGGCCGGCGGCGCCGAGGCCGAGTACGTCGCCGGAATCGGGCGCGGATTTGTCGTCGGCGGTTTGCAGCGATGCGGCGGGCGAGCCTTGCGTCATGCGCGCAGCGGCGTCGGTCCATGTGCGCAGCAGGCCGATCAGGTCGTCGCGTTTTTCGGTCGTCAGATCGAGCGCTACGACGTACGTATGGCTCTGCTGCGGCGTGACGATGCCGCCTTGATGCGGCGCGAAGAACGGCTCGACCGCCAGTTGCGGATCGTCCGCATGCGTCTTGCCGAGCGCCGCTTGAGCCGCCGCCTGCGCGACCCCTACGGTGCCGAGACTCGCACCGGCCGCGACGGTCGCCGCGCCTGCCTTCAGAAAACCGCGTCGCGCGGGCCGTGAGGGGGGAGAGGAGTCGTTTGCCATGATTACTTCGCCAGTACCAGCGTGTTCACGTCGTCCTGCACAAAATAGAAACCGTCGCCTTCGGGTGTCATCACGATGCCGAACAGGTCGCCGTTGCCAGGCGGCGATTGTGCCTTGTCGGTGTCGATCCAGCGTGCGTAGAGCTGCTTGCCGCTCGCCGGATCGATCTCGACGACCTGACCGTTCAACGCGTTCGTGACGAGCAGGTGGCCGTTCGGCGCGGTGACCATCGCGAGCGGACGGTGCAGCAGGCCATCGGCGGTGAGCTGACGGCCGACGCCCGCACTGGTGTCGCGTGTCATCGGATCGTCGATTTCGTTGACGCGGTTGCCGATTGCGTCGGACACGTACAGCAGTTTCTGATCCGCCGACAACGCGAGCCCGGTCGGCCCGACGAGGAACACGCCCTTATCGGCCTGCGCGCCGAAGCCGCTGCCGACCACGGTTTCCTTCTTCACGACTGGCGCCTTGCCTTGCGGAATATCGAGGTCGAGACGCAGCACGGTGGCCTGCTTGAAGACCGGCGGATTACCGGTCGCGGCGCCGACGCCGAAGCCCGCATTGCTGACGAACAGCGTCGCGCTCGTGCCGTTGTCGACGACGGCCATGTTGCCCCATGGGTCGTTGATATTGGGGCTGGCGATGGTCGATGCGATCTTGCCCTGGCTGTCGAGCACGATCAGGCAGCCGGCGCCTTTTGTGCCGGTGGTGCCGTCGTTGCTCGGCGTGCTGCCGACGATCACCCAGCCGGACTTCAGCATTGTCATCGCGGTAGACAGGCCGATGCCGCCCGGGCAATCCTTCAGGTCGCGCGGGATCGTCGCGAACAGCGTCATCTGCTTCGTGTCGGGGTGATAGTCGACGATCGTGCTGCCGGTGCCTTGCAGGTTGGTCGAGTTATTGAAGTTGTCGACCAGCACATCGCCCTGTTTCACGGTACCCGCCGAGACCGGCGCGACGACGAGCGCGTACGGGTTCTGATCGCCGTTGTCGGGCACCGTGTTGATCAGCGTCGTATGGTGATGCAGGGTTTCGAGGAAGCCCTGCGGTTCTGCGTACGCGGTGGCAGCGGTGGCGAACACAACTGCACCGGTCGCGAGAGCGAGAACAGTGCGGGCGGAGCGCGACGAAAGCTTGCGCGTGAGATGTTTCATATGAGTCTCCGTGCCTGCGCACAAAGCGTTAAATGCGGTCATGATCGAAGCGTAAGTGCGTGATAAATCATGGCGACCAAAGGGCGCTTAGAACGTAATGTTAGTGCGCACGCCGACAACAAACGTGTTGCGTAGCGGCTGCGTCGGGTCGCTCGGGTTCTGACCGGCACCGGCGTTGAACGTGTATTGCGCGTCGCCCTGGACCTGCCACCACGGGTTGACCTGGTATTGATAGGTCGCTTCGAGCGTGGTTTCGCTGGTACGTACGCCGTAAGGTCCGCCGCTCGCTGCGAGCGTGTCCTGGTCGAGGTCGTGAATGCCGTTGCCGACCTTGATGAAGGTTGCCGCGAGACCGACGCTGTCGTTGTCGCGACCGGCGAACGGCGCTTTCATCACGATGCCGACGTTGGCGGCGAGGCTCACGAGGTTGCGGTCGCCCGGTGCGCCCATCACGCGTGCGAACACGCCGATGCTGCGCGGCTCGTCGGGGTCCGGGCGCCAGATCATCTGGTCCGCGACCGCATAGATGCTGTAGTTACCGTGATGCTGGCTCGCGATGCCGGTCGATGCCGGGTTGGCGAGCGACAGGCCGGTATTGTCGAGATGCTGGTCGGCGAAGCTTTCGTTGTTGTACCAGATGCCGAGCTTGTAGGTACCGGGCAGCGCCTTCGAGCCAGTACCGACCATCTCGCCGTCCGCCGGCTGGTTGATCGAGTACTGCAGCTCGCCGATATACAGCGCGCCGTTATGCAGATTGAAGTTCGTCCCGCTGATGTTGTTCGGATTGTTGCCGAGCGGATCGCCGTCGAACACGCCCGCGAGCGCGGTCAGCGACGGCGTGATCTGGCCGCGCACGCGCACGCCGAGATCGGCGAGCGGATACGCGGGGCCACCCGACGGCATGTCGTACGACGGCAGCGCAGGCCAGCCGAACATCGTATTGACGAACAGCGACGCGTACTGACTGGTGATGAATTCCTGATCGATACTTTGCTGACCGACCTTGACGTCGATACGTTTGTTCAGGAACGACTGCTGGTACCACAGCTCCCAGAGCCGCGTCGTGTCCTGCGCCTCGATACCGGATGCGGTGTTCAGCGTACCGAGCTTGTTGGCGCTCAGGTTCTGCCCGTGAATATTCAGCGCACTGACGTTGAAAAGACCGCCCGGCAAACCAAATGCTTTCTGCGTGTCGACCTGGACCGTGGCGGTCGTGAGGCCGTCGTAGTCGCCGCCGGTGTGCAGGCCGCCGCGCAGGTTCGCGAGGTATTCGCTGGTTTCGGTCAGCGCGAACGTCACGCCGTACTTGCCGAGCCACGGCCGCAGACCGCCGATGTCGCCGAGCAGGGTCTGGCGGGACCACGTGCCGGTCCACTGGCTGGTTTGCTGCGCCTTGATGTTCAGGTCGGCCTCGGGGGCTTCGGGCGTGGCGTCCGGATTCGCTTCGGCGAACGCGGCGTGAGCCGTCAACGCCGTGCACGCAAACGCGACATACAGCGCGATCTTGCGGAGCGACGACAGCGGCCGCGCATGCAGCAGCGAGCGTCGCGCAGGACCCGGACGCACACGTGCAGGCGCAGCGTGTCCAGTGAACAGGGCGAGTTTCATGTGAATCCCTTCGGTGTTGTTTTATGACTGAACCCGACAGTTTGCCGGCGGCTTTGAAAGCCTCGATTCAGTAGATGGCCGTACCGGGTTCGCGACGTCCGATGCGGCGATTGGCGCCATCGTACGCAGGGGGAATATGCCCGTCAACATAAATGAGAACGATTCGCATCTACTTTACGGGGTGTAATCTTTTAGCTTGTTTTTCGCTGTCGTAATGCTTTCGTTATGCCTTCATATGGGTTGTCCGGAGCGCAGTGCGCTTGCTCGCTGCGTCCCGGCGCTATGATGGATCGCTGCCAACCGGTGCGTCCCGCGCCGGGGCAAAAGAGGACCGCCACGATGTCGTTTACGCTCGATCTCGACCGTTACTTTTCCCGCATCGGCTACACCGGTCCGCGCACACCGACGCTCGACGTGTTGCGCGAACTGCAGCGCCTGCACGCCTATACGATCCCGTTCGAGAATCTCGATCCGCTCACCGGGCGCCGCGTGCTGCTCGATCCGGCTTCGATCGTGAGCAAGCTGGTCGCGCGTCGGCGCGGCGGCTACTGCTTCGAGCAGAACGGGCTGTTTGCCCGCGTGCTGATGCAACTCGGCTTTCGCGTCACACCGTTGATCGCGCGCGTGCTGTGGGGCCGCGAGCCCGATGCGGTCACGGCGCGCATGCACATGCTGGTGCGCATCGATCTCGACGACGGCCCGTGGATCGCCGATGTCGGCTTCGGCGTGGTCACGCTCACCGAGCCGCTGCGGCTGATAGCGGGGCAAACGCAGCAGACGTCGCACGAAGCGCTGCGTGTTAGCGACGCGCCGAACGGCGCTTTCGATCTCGAACTGCGTTCCGGCGATGCGTGGATGAAGATCTATCGTTTCGACTTGCAGCGCGCCGAGTGGATCGACTACGAAACGGCGAACTGGTACACGTCGACCTTTCCCGAATCGCTTTTCGTCACTCAACTGGTGGTGTGCCGGGTACAGCCGCACGGCCGGCTGACGCTGTTTAACGACCGCTTCACCGAACGATCGAAAGATGGCCGCGGCAGCGAACGCACACTCGGCAGCGCCCGCGAACTGGAGACCTGCCTGCGCGACGCGTTCGGCCTCGATCCCGGCGACATCGACGTGGCGTCGATCTATGAGCGCGTCAACAATCTCGCGGCGGGAGTGTGATCGATGATCGTCCGGATGTTTACGCAGACATTCGTTTTCCTCGTCGGCATGGGCGTGCTGATGTTCGGTGCGGCCGGTACGCTCGCATGGCCAGGCGCCTGGTGCTATCTGCTGGAACTCGGCGCACTCAGCGTGTGGCTTGGCCTGTGGCTCGCACGGCATGATCCGGCGCTGCTCGCCGAGCGGCTCGGTAATATCGTGCAGAAGCAGCAGAGCCGCTGGGACCGGTTCTTCATGTCGAGCGTCGCGATCGTATGGCCTGTGTGGCTCGTCCTGATTGCGTTCGATGCGCAGCGCTGGCGGTGGTCGGCGGTGCCGGTGTGGATAAATGTTATCGGTGCGCTCGGCATCGCCGTTTGCGTCATTGCTACGCGTTCGGTGTTTCGCGCCAACAGCTATGCCGCGCCCGTCGTGAAGCTCCAGACCGAGCGCGGTCACAAGGTCGCCGATACCGGCCCTTACGCGCATGTGCGCCATCCGATGTATGCCGCCACCATTCCGTTTTTCGTCGGCACGCCACTGTTGCTCGGCTCGTGGTGGGGGCTGGCGTGTGTGCCGTTGCTCGTGGCGGCGCTCGGTTACCGGGCGGTGCTCGAGGAACGTATGCTGGCGGAACAACTCGACGGCTATGCGGCCTATGCCGCCCGGGTGCGGTACCGCTTCGTTCCCGGCGTCTGGTAGCCGGGTCGGCTCCGAACCTCCCGTGGCGTTGCCCGGGCCGTGCTTTGCACCTTGCACGAACCTGTCTAGACAAAACGCACCATCGCAGCGCACGCCTGCACCGGCCAGACTCATCCAGCCGATCTGAAATCCTCTGCTAAACCCCTTGTTTATAGGGCTTACCCGGACGAAATCCATTTTTTCGAGATTTCTCCTTGCGGCGTTTTTTTTACTCGGGCAAGCTTGTCTAGTCAAATTAGCTGGGGGCGAGCGATCGTCGAGCCGGCTGCCGGCAACCTCAATCACGGAGATTCGCAATGGGCAAGCGCAGCACGTTGGCAAAGGCATTGATCGGCGTCGTACTCGGCGCCTCGGCGGTACTCGCGGCACCTGTGCACGCGAAAGACTGGAAGACGGTGACGATCGCACTCGAAGGCGGCTACGCGCCGTGGAACCTGACCTTGCCGGGCGGCAAGCTCGGCGGCTTCGAACCGGAACTGGTCGCGAACCTGTGTGCGCGCATCCAGCTGCAATGCAATCTGGTCGCGCAGGACTGGGACGGCATGATTCCTGGCTTGCAGGCCGGCAAGTTCGACGTGCTGATGGACGCGATCTCGATCACGCCCGAGCGCGAAAAGATCATTGCGTTCTCGCGGCCGTATGCAGCCACGCCCGCTACGTTCGCCGTCGCCGATACGAAGGTGCTGCCCAAGGCCGCGGCCGGTGCGCCGCAGGTCAAGCTGACCGGCGACCCGAAAACCGACCAGGCCACCGTCGATCCGTTGCGCAAGCAACTGAAGGGCAAGTCGATCGGTATCCAGTCGGGCACTGTCTATACGAAGTTCATCAACGACAACTTCAAGGACGTCGCGACGATCCGCGTCTACAAGACTTCGCCTGAGCGCGATCTCGATCTGGCCGCGGGCCGCATCGATGCATCGTTCGACGACGTGACTTACTACGCAGCGAATCTCGACAAGAAAGAGACGTCGTCGATCGTGCTGGCTGGACCGAAGATCGGCGGTCCGATCTGGGGCCCGGGCGAAGGGCTCGCGTTCCGCAAGCAGGATGGCGATCTGCGGACGAAGTTCGATACGGCGATTGCGGCGGCGATGGCCGACGGCACCGTCAAGAAGCTGTCGGAAAAGTGGTTCAAGACTGACGTGACGCCTTGATGGCTTGATGTCGTGAGACATTGCACCGCACGTGGTTGCAGTCGTAGTAACAGCAGGTCGACATGACGCAGTGAAGGAGACGCACGCATGACTCTGATCGAGATACTCGGTTTCGGGCCGGACGGCTGGGGCGGCGTGCTGCTGCTCGCCGCACTGATGACGGTCGCGTTGACGCTCGCCGCACTGGCAGTCGGCGCGGTGTTCGGTGCGCTGATCGCCGCCGCGAAACTGTCGCGCTTTCGCGCCGCGCGCGTGCTCGGCGATCTGTACACGACGGTGTTTCGCGGTGTCCCCGAACTGCTCGTCATTTATCTGCTCTACTTCGGCGGCTCGACGCTCGTCACCACGATCGGCCAGTGGTTCGGTGCCGAAGGTTTCGTCGGTGTGCCGCCGTTTGTGATCGGCGCGCTTGCGGTGGGGATGATCTCCGGTGCGTATCAGGCCGAGGTGTATCGTGCCGCTGTGCTCGCGGTGTCGCGCGGCGAACTCGAAGCGGCACGCGCGATCGGCATGCCGACCTTCACGATGGCGCGCCGCATCCTGATTCCGCAGATCCTCCGTTTCGCGTTGCCGGGCATCGGCAACGTATGGCAACTGAGCCTCAAAGATTCGGCGCTGATCTCCGTGACCGGTCTTGCCGAGTTGCTGCGCCAGAGCCAGGTCGCGGCCGGCTCGACGCATCAGTATTTCGTGTTCTTCTGCGCGGGCGGCGCGTTGTACCTGCTGATGACCGGCATCTCGAACCGCGTCTTCAACCGGGCGGAAGCGCGCATTGCGCGGTCGTTCCGTCGCAACTTCGCGCGCAACTGAACGGGACGCCGCCATCATGTCATTCGATTTCGACTTTCTGTTCGATACGCTGCGGCAACTGCTCGCGGCCGTGCCGACTACGCTCGGGCTGTTCTTTTCGTCGCTGGTCGTGGGCGGCTTGCTGTCGCTCGTGATCGTCACGATGCGCGTCTCGCGCCACTGGTTGCCCAACCGCTTCGCGCGACTCTACATTCTCGTGTTTCGTGGCTCGCCGCTGCTGATCCAGATGTTCCTCGTCTATTACGGGCTCGGCCAGTTCGGTGTGATTCGCGAGAGTTTCTTGTGGCCGATGCTGCGCGATCCGTATTTGTGCGCGGTGCTGTCGCTGGCGCTCTGTACCGCGGGCTATACCGCCGAGATCATTCGCGGCGGCCTGATGGCGGTGCCGGTCGGCCAGATCGAAGCCGGTTATTCGATCGGCCTGTCGGGCATCGCGCTGCTGCGTCGCGTGATCGGCCCGATCGCATTGCGCCAGTGTCTGCCCGCGTATTCGACGGAAGCCGTACTGCTCGTCAAATCGACGGCGCTCGCGAGTCTCGTCACCGTGTGGGAAGTGACCGGCGTCGCCCAGCAGATCATCCAGCAGACTTATCGCACGACCGAAGTCTTCATCTGCGCCGCGTTGATCTACCTGTTCCTGAACTTCGTCATCGTGCGCGTACTCGGTGCGCTCGAATGGCGCTTGTCGCGGCATCTGCGTGCCGCGCCCGCCAACGTCAAGCCATCGGCTGCCGCGGCTACGCCGCCCGCTGAAATCCGCCGCGCCGCGCGCTAGGCGATTGCCCCTTTTCCCGGAGAGGAGAACCTCATGAACGCTACGGCTCCTGTTGCATTGTCGGTCAAGAACATCCACAAGTCGTTCGGCGACCATCACGTGCTGAAGGGCATCTCGCTCGAAGCCCACGAAGGCGACGTGATCTCGATTCTCGGCGCGAGCGGCTCGGGCAAGAGCACGTTTCTGCGTTGCCTGAATCTGCTGGAGACGCCCGACGATGGTTCGGTGGCGCTCGGCGGCGAAGAGCTGAAGATGAAGCGTCGCGGCGACGGTCGTCTGCAACCGGGCGATCGCCGCCAGGTGGATCGCATCCGCTCGCAACTCGGCATGGTGTTCCAGAACTTCAACCTCTGGTCGCACATGACGGTGCTCGAAAACCTGATCGAAGGTCCGATGCGCGTATTGAAGCGCAGCCGTGCCGAGGCGGTCGAGGAAGCCGAAGCGTTGCTCGCG
This region includes:
- a CDS encoding ABC transporter ATP-binding protein, which gives rise to MNATAPVALSVKNIHKSFGDHHVLKGISLEAHEGDVISILGASGSGKSTFLRCLNLLETPDDGSVALGGEELKMKRRGDGRLQPGDRRQVDRIRSQLGMVFQNFNLWSHMTVLENLIEGPMRVLKRSRAEAVEEAEALLAKVGLAEKRGHYPAHLSGGQQQRVAIARALAMHPKVMLFDEPTSALDPELVGEVLRVMRSLAEEGRTMLVVTHEMGFARHVSNRVMFLHQGQVEADGTPDEVFGELKSDRFRQFVSSHHNRTAN